In Myxococcota bacterium, a single window of DNA contains:
- a CDS encoding SDR family oxidoreductase has protein sequence MADVALIVGGGPGISASCTRLFHAEGLSVAIAARTPDKPVLQELAQTCGARLYACDASDPAAVAALFEGVTNDLGSPRLVVHNIDGRMAGIFRKTITEAEPELARQVLINSTYSAFLVGQAAARAMLSAPEPADGHRGTIVFTNASAAFKGFPRSGAFAMASHGKSGLAQSMARELGPQGIHVAHVPIDAAIGWTQEDGTRSHRLAGTSVDDNMADPDRIADTYLQLHRQHRSTWSYEVVLRPWTENW, from the coding sequence ATGGCCGATGTTGCGTTGATCGTGGGCGGTGGACCGGGCATCAGCGCGAGCTGCACCCGGTTGTTCCATGCCGAGGGCCTGTCGGTGGCGATCGCCGCGCGCACGCCCGACAAGCCCGTGTTGCAGGAGCTGGCCCAGACCTGTGGGGCGCGCCTCTACGCTTGTGACGCGAGTGATCCAGCCGCCGTCGCCGCGCTCTTCGAGGGCGTCACGAACGACCTCGGTTCGCCGCGGCTCGTGGTGCACAACATCGACGGGCGCATGGCGGGGATCTTTCGCAAGACGATCACCGAAGCGGAACCCGAGCTCGCGCGTCAGGTCCTGATCAACTCGACCTACAGCGCATTCCTGGTGGGCCAGGCGGCGGCCCGGGCGATGCTGTCCGCGCCCGAGCCCGCGGATGGACACCGCGGGACCATCGTCTTCACCAACGCCAGCGCTGCGTTCAAGGGCTTCCCCCGAAGTGGGGCGTTCGCGATGGCCTCCCATGGCAAGAGCGGACTCGCCCAGAGCATGGCGCGCGAACTGGGTCCACAGGGCATCCACGTGGCGCACGTGCCGATCGACGCCGCGATCGGCTGGACCCAGGAAGACGGGACCCGCTCGCACCGGCTGGCCGGCACGTCCGTCGACGACAACATGGCCGACCCGGATCGCATCGCGGACACCTACCTGCAGCTCCACCGCCAGCATCGCTCCACCTGGTCCTACGAGGTGGTGCTGCGCCCGTGGACGGAGAACTGGTAG
- a CDS encoding acyl-CoA dehydrogenase family protein yields the protein MQSFTEEHDELRATVRQFLADRSDEQAVRTQMASDTGFDPDVWQQLAEQVGLTGLIIPEEHGGAGFGYVELCIVAEEMGRALLCAPYLSSAVLATNALLHAATPAAQKEILPGIAAGRLRASLAYAESGWEVDGVRMAAQEKDGAWVLDGTKQHVLDGQSADVLLVVAQTAAGLELFRVDADASGVTRTGLSGLDLTRKLAHVEFAAASATKLSDGDAREGIERALALTWIALSAEQAGGAQWCLDTAVDYAKSRLQFGRPIGTYQAIKHKCADMLVEVEFAKTAAYAACWAAADVASGDASWDDVLEAAHTAKAFCSETFFHAAAENIQIHGGMGFTWEHPAHLYFKRAKASDLLFGDAAHHRERLAGRLGI from the coding sequence ATGCAGAGTTTCACCGAAGAACACGACGAGCTGCGCGCCACCGTGCGCCAGTTCCTGGCCGACCGCTCGGACGAGCAGGCGGTGCGCACCCAGATGGCCTCCGACACGGGCTTCGATCCCGACGTCTGGCAGCAACTGGCCGAACAGGTCGGGCTGACGGGCTTGATCATTCCCGAGGAGCACGGCGGCGCCGGGTTCGGCTACGTCGAGCTCTGCATCGTGGCCGAGGAGATGGGGCGCGCGCTCTTGTGTGCACCGTATCTCTCGAGCGCGGTGCTGGCGACGAACGCGTTGCTCCACGCCGCGACGCCGGCGGCCCAGAAGGAGATCCTGCCGGGCATCGCCGCGGGCAGGTTGCGCGCGAGCCTGGCCTACGCCGAATCGGGCTGGGAGGTCGACGGGGTTCGTATGGCGGCGCAGGAGAAGGACGGCGCCTGGGTCCTCGATGGAACCAAGCAACACGTGTTGGACGGCCAGAGTGCCGACGTGCTGCTGGTGGTCGCGCAGACTGCGGCGGGTCTGGAGCTGTTCCGCGTGGATGCCGACGCCTCCGGCGTCACCCGCACCGGTCTGTCCGGGCTCGACCTGACCCGGAAGCTCGCGCACGTCGAATTCGCGGCCGCCTCTGCGACGAAGCTCTCGGATGGAGACGCCCGCGAGGGAATCGAGCGCGCGTTGGCCCTCACCTGGATCGCGCTCTCGGCGGAGCAGGCCGGTGGCGCCCAGTGGTGCCTGGACACGGCGGTCGACTATGCGAAGTCGCGGCTGCAGTTCGGTCGACCGATCGGGACCTATCAGGCCATCAAGCACAAGTGCGCCGACATGCTGGTCGAGGTGGAGTTCGCGAAGACGGCCGCCTACGCGGCCTGCTGGGCTGCGGCCGACGTCGCGAGCGGCGACGCGAGCTGGGACGACGTCCTGGAAGCGGCGCACACCGCCAAGGCGTTCTGCTCGGAGACCTTCTTCCACGCGGCGGCCGAGAACATCCAGATCCACGGCGGGATGGGCTTCACCTGGGAGCACCCGGCGCACCTCTACTTCAAGCGCGCGAAGGCCAGCGATCTGCTGTTCGGGGACGCGGCCCACCACCGCGAGCGTCTGGCCGGGCGACTCGGGATCTAG
- a CDS encoding aromatic ring-hydroxylating dioxygenase subunit alpha, with the protein MSSMSRDALVAMARRSLAHTQAGTLPAAHDMLRVPADHYTDPDRFQLEVERIFKRLPLALGTSAELREPGAFRTTEVAGIPVLLARGSDGEVRAFLNACTHRGAPVESRACGKTRRFTCPYHAWSYDTAGRLQGIFAPDHFGELDLESQGLVRLPTSERAGLVFVILDPASTLSFDRALVGFDAMLEHSRFADRVFFERVQLPGPNWKAAYDGYLDFYHLPVLHKQSFGTQFSHHAVYDAWGPHVRTTALDASFASLAELPEADWKTERLAGGVWNLFPGGALVNFPAGPGLEISQLNQVFPGAHPGESFTEITFLASVEPDAAQQQALRGMADLLAGVVRREDYPTVAGVQRGLESGLHPGVLFGRRKGRRSSIAGSIS; encoded by the coding sequence ATGTCCTCGATGAGCCGCGATGCCCTGGTCGCGATGGCCCGTCGTTCCCTCGCGCACACCCAGGCCGGCACGTTGCCGGCGGCGCACGACATGCTGCGCGTGCCCGCGGACCACTACACCGACCCGGACCGCTTCCAGCTCGAGGTGGAGCGCATCTTCAAGCGGTTGCCTCTCGCGCTGGGCACCTCGGCCGAGCTGCGCGAGCCCGGCGCGTTTCGCACCACCGAGGTGGCGGGCATCCCGGTGCTGCTCGCGCGGGGTTCCGACGGCGAGGTGCGCGCCTTCCTGAACGCGTGCACGCACCGGGGGGCGCCGGTGGAATCGCGTGCCTGTGGGAAGACCCGCCGCTTCACCTGTCCCTACCACGCGTGGAGCTACGACACCGCCGGGCGTCTGCAGGGCATCTTCGCGCCGGATCACTTCGGCGAGCTCGATCTCGAGAGCCAGGGTCTGGTGCGGTTGCCCACCTCCGAACGCGCAGGGCTCGTGTTCGTCATCCTCGACCCGGCGTCGACGCTCTCCTTCGATCGCGCGCTCGTGGGCTTCGACGCGATGCTCGAACATTCCCGCTTCGCGGATCGGGTGTTCTTCGAGCGCGTGCAGCTGCCCGGGCCCAACTGGAAAGCGGCCTACGACGGCTATCTCGATTTCTATCACCTCCCCGTTCTGCACAAGCAGAGCTTCGGCACCCAGTTCTCCCACCATGCGGTGTACGACGCGTGGGGCCCCCACGTGCGGACGACGGCCCTCGACGCGTCCTTCGCGTCGCTGGCGGAACTCCCCGAAGCCGATTGGAAGACCGAGCGGCTCGCGGGTGGGGTCTGGAACCTGTTCCCGGGTGGGGCGCTGGTGAATTTCCCCGCCGGTCCCGGGCTCGAGATCAGCCAGCTGAATCAGGTGTTTCCCGGTGCGCATCCCGGAGAATCGTTCACCGAGATCACCTTCCTGGCCTCGGTCGAGCCCGATGCGGCGCAGCAGCAAGCGCTCCGTGGGATGGCCGATCTGCTGGCGGGCGTCGTGCGTCGCGAGGACTACCCGACCGTGGCCGGTGTACAGCGCGGCCTCGAGAGCGGGCTGCACCCGGGGGTCCTGTTCGGGCGGAGGAAGGGCCGCAGATCGTCCATCGCTGGATCGATCAGCTGA
- a CDS encoding glutathione S-transferase family protein: MIKLYGLRMSNYYSLTKALLLEKGLDFEEVKAPPSQDEDYLARSPMGKMPSIEVDGNYLSESLAIFAYLERLQPEPALLPSDPFLAGKTMELACHIKLDIELVARRCLPEMLFGKPVSDETKKEVTRDLAKGMKAVSRLLVCDPYAMGKDFTIADLYAYYGYGLAGALAKKVVDVDVLADEPKLAALIGRLAERPSIARVTAEAG, from the coding sequence ATGATCAAGCTCTACGGCCTGCGCATGAGCAACTACTACAGCCTCACCAAGGCCCTGCTGCTCGAGAAGGGGCTCGACTTCGAGGAGGTGAAAGCGCCGCCGTCCCAGGACGAGGACTACCTCGCGCGTTCGCCGATGGGGAAGATGCCGTCGATCGAAGTGGACGGGAACTACCTGTCCGAGTCCCTCGCGATCTTCGCCTACCTCGAGCGCTTGCAGCCCGAGCCCGCGCTCTTGCCGAGCGACCCGTTCCTGGCGGGCAAGACGATGGAGCTCGCGTGCCACATCAAGCTCGACATCGAGTTGGTCGCACGTCGTTGCCTGCCCGAGATGCTCTTCGGCAAGCCGGTGAGCGACGAGACCAAGAAGGAGGTCACGCGCGACCTGGCCAAGGGCATGAAGGCGGTCTCGCGGCTGCTGGTCTGCGATCCCTACGCGATGGGCAAGGACTTCACGATCGCGGACCTCTACGCCTACTACGGGTATGGGTTGGCGGGCGCACTCGCGAAGAAGGTGGTGGACGTCGACGTTCTCGCCGATGAGCCGAAGCTCGCGGCGTTGATCGGTCGACTCGCGGAACGCCCCAGCATCGCCCGGGTGACGGCGGAAGCGGGCTAG
- a CDS encoding crotonase/enoyl-CoA hydratase family protein yields MSTPPDLETLALEKSDGVLTVTLNRPDRLNAFTTRMMQEWLRVLDDADADDAVRAIIVTGAGRGFCAGADLGGGAETFASNRTAAPDSKPSVPRDSGGVLTLRFFRCKKPLIAAVNGPAVGVGVTQILPMDIRLASEKARFGFVFAKRGIVPEAASSYFLPRVVGINRAMEWVATGRIFDAQEALAGGLVSEVLAPDALLPRARELAQEIAANTSGVSVALARQMMWQMLGASHPMEAHRLDSEAMQAMGGSPDSREGVTSFLEKRPASFPMRVSADFPALRGFREEPPFEG; encoded by the coding sequence ATGTCCACGCCCCCCGATCTCGAGACCCTTGCACTCGAGAAGAGCGACGGTGTCCTCACCGTCACCCTGAACCGGCCCGATCGTCTGAACGCGTTCACCACGCGGATGATGCAAGAGTGGCTGAGAGTGCTCGACGACGCCGATGCCGATGACGCCGTGCGCGCGATCATCGTCACCGGAGCGGGGCGCGGCTTCTGTGCGGGGGCCGACCTGGGCGGGGGTGCGGAGACCTTCGCGTCGAACCGGACCGCCGCCCCGGATTCGAAGCCCTCGGTGCCGCGCGACTCGGGCGGCGTGCTCACGCTGCGCTTCTTCCGCTGCAAGAAGCCGTTGATCGCGGCGGTCAACGGCCCGGCCGTCGGTGTCGGGGTCACCCAGATCCTGCCGATGGACATTCGGCTCGCGAGCGAGAAGGCGCGCTTCGGCTTCGTCTTCGCGAAGCGCGGCATCGTCCCGGAGGCGGCGAGCAGCTATTTCCTGCCGCGCGTCGTCGGCATCAACCGCGCCATGGAATGGGTGGCGACCGGTCGGATCTTCGATGCCCAGGAAGCCCTCGCGGGTGGCCTGGTGAGCGAGGTGCTCGCGCCCGACGCACTGCTGCCGCGCGCGCGCGAGCTCGCCCAGGAGATCGCGGCGAACACGAGCGGCGTCTCGGTCGCCCTGGCGCGCCAGATGATGTGGCAGATGCTCGGTGCTTCGCACCCGATGGAGGCGCACCGCCTCGACTCGGAGGCGATGCAGGCGATGGGTGGGAGCCCGGACAGCCGCGAAGGGGTGACGAGCTTCCTCGAGAAGCGGCCCGCGTCGTTTCCGATGCGTGTCTCGGCCGACTTTCCGGCGCTGCGCGGCTTCCGGGAAGAGCCGCCCTTCGAGGGGTAG
- a CDS encoding acyl-CoA dehydrogenase family protein: protein MSPVMDENELRERTRALLEVVHPERDDIVTFRRAQYEHGLAWVHFPEGYGGFGLSPKMNYVVRDEVLKHSKTYYADPFASVIAIGMGAPVLLTYGDEATKRELLPRIFSGEDIWCQMFSEPSAGSDVAGLSTRAVRDGDSWVVNGQKVWTTVAHLAKWGMLLARTDPDKPKHDGLSYFLLDMESPGVEVRPLYQITGEAEFNEVFFNDVRIPHARMLGQEGQGWRVAITTLMNERVAIGGGGSKQKGGGAISQLLKVWQDRDASTMSASQEALLRDRVARIYIEQELLRLTTKRAAAAQKAGNPGPEGSVVKLFQADSAKRLWETAIDVLGSRGLSFEAGYELRQTVGGDSSPEALAKYQFLRSRANSIEGGTSEIMKNILGERVLGLPGEPRVDKDVAWKDVPRS, encoded by the coding sequence ATGAGCCCTGTCATGGACGAGAACGAACTGCGCGAGCGCACCCGCGCCCTGCTCGAGGTGGTGCACCCCGAGCGCGACGACATCGTGACGTTTCGTCGCGCCCAATACGAGCACGGCCTGGCCTGGGTCCACTTTCCCGAGGGCTATGGTGGTTTCGGGCTCTCGCCGAAGATGAACTACGTGGTGCGCGACGAGGTGCTGAAGCACTCGAAGACGTACTACGCGGATCCCTTCGCCAGTGTCATCGCGATCGGCATGGGCGCGCCCGTGCTGCTCACCTACGGCGACGAAGCGACGAAGCGCGAGCTCTTGCCGCGGATCTTCAGCGGCGAGGACATCTGGTGTCAGATGTTCAGCGAGCCCTCGGCCGGTTCGGACGTCGCGGGGCTCTCGACGCGCGCGGTCCGCGACGGGGACAGCTGGGTCGTGAATGGCCAGAAGGTATGGACGACGGTCGCGCACCTTGCGAAGTGGGGCATGCTGCTCGCGCGTACGGATCCGGACAAGCCGAAGCACGACGGGCTCTCCTACTTCCTGCTCGACATGGAGAGCCCGGGCGTGGAGGTGCGTCCGCTCTATCAGATCACGGGTGAGGCCGAGTTCAACGAGGTGTTCTTCAACGACGTTCGGATTCCCCACGCCCGCATGCTCGGCCAGGAAGGGCAGGGCTGGCGGGTGGCGATCACGACCCTGATGAACGAACGCGTCGCGATCGGCGGCGGGGGGTCGAAGCAGAAGGGCGGCGGCGCGATCAGCCAGCTGCTCAAGGTGTGGCAGGACCGTGACGCCAGCACGATGTCGGCGAGCCAGGAGGCGCTGCTGCGCGACCGCGTGGCCCGCATCTACATCGAGCAGGAGCTGCTGCGGCTCACGACGAAGCGCGCGGCCGCAGCGCAGAAGGCGGGCAATCCGGGCCCGGAAGGATCGGTGGTGAAACTCTTCCAGGCCGACAGCGCGAAGCGTCTCTGGGAGACGGCGATCGACGTGCTCGGGAGCCGCGGGCTCTCGTTCGAGGCGGGCTACGAGCTGCGGCAGACCGTGGGCGGAGACTCGAGCCCGGAAGCGTTGGCGAAGTACCAGTTCCTGCGCTCGCGGGCCAACTCGATCGAGGGCGGCACCAGCGAGATCATGAAGAACATCCTCGGCGAGCGCGTGCTCGGGTTGCCCGGCGAACCGCGCGTCGACAAGGACGTCGCCTGGAAGGACGTGCCCCGCAGCTAG